The following are from one region of the Salvia splendens isolate huo1 chromosome 2, SspV2, whole genome shotgun sequence genome:
- the LOC121764726 gene encoding uncharacterized protein LOC121764726, whose amino-acid sequence MGSESSAQYIHKVQHLIEECIVFKMSKEECMDALSKYANIKPVITSTVWKELEKENNEFFEAYAKRREERGASQTETSESIHNILLDSSKKDDNNGE is encoded by the exons ATGGGATCTGAATCCTCTGCGCAATACATCCACAAG GTACAACACCTAATTGAAGAGTGCATCGTATTCAAGATGAGCAAAGAGGAATGCATGGATGCTCTCTCCAAATATGCAAATATAAAGCCTGTTATTACCTCTACCG TGTGGAAGGAGCTGGAGAAAGAGAACAATGAGTTCTTCGAAGCGTACGCGAAGCGAAGAGAGGAAAGAGGCGCATCACAAACGGAGACAAGTGAAAGCATCCACAATATACTTTTGGATTCCTCCAAGAAAGATGACAACAATGGTGAATAG